From the Diadema setosum chromosome 3, eeDiaSeto1, whole genome shotgun sequence genome, the window ttatgggagctaatttacatattatgcaaatgaggcccagattgtttacatggaaatgtttgcatcacaCTAACTGACATTTTAAACAtatgtttcaacactttcggtgttccaatgtGAAACCTAGATGCATAGTTTTcctggaaacactgtatttctatcattatgggagctaatttgcatattatgcaaatgaggcctaGATTATGTAcacagaaatgtttgcatcgcactaactgacattgttaacataggtttcaacactttcggtgttccaatctgaaacctagaagcctAGTTTTCCTGGAAACACTGtacttttatcattatgggagctaatttgcatattatgcaaatgaggcctaGATTATGTAcacagaaatgtttgcatcgcactaactgacattgttaacataggtttcaacactttcggtgttccaatctgaaacctagaagcctaattttcatggaaacactgtatttttatcattatgggagctaatttgcatattatgcaaatttagccACTTTGCCCCACAGGATTTCTTtggacttttagtatggtgtttaggagcccataacaagttgcactgcagtggaattcctactgttgcaattagtggtgGGTGAAACCCTATTTTGACTGTACTAATGCTGTCGTCAGACATGCGGGAGACGTGGCCTGTCAATCTCACCTAAAAGTACTGGGCCTTGCGGATCTCGGTGATGATGCTAGGGATGCCTGCCCGCTTCAGTACCTCTGTGTCCGGAACTTTGTCCTCCCAGCGGATGCAAAGGAGATTTCGGAGGCATCGCATATGGAAGTGATTGATTCGCCTCTCATGTCTCCTGTACAAAGTCCAAGTTTCGCATCCATAGAGAAGTGTGGTGAGGACAACTGCACAGTAGACTTTCAGCTTTGTTGAAAGGCTGATCCCTCTCATCTTCCAAACATTTTTCCTGAGTCTCCCGAAAGCACTGCTCGCTTTAGAGATCCTGTTGTTGAGCTGGGCATCAATTGTGACACAATTGGAGAGGGTGCTGCCCAGATAGATGAAGGTCTtaacgaaggtggtacaaaccatggacaaaaaccatggaacgccaagtgtcgcacgaaatatttcgttacgaaattggtcatttcgtcgacaaaatgaccgtttcgttaagtCTTTATGTTCCATGGTGGGaaccctctgtgtgccacattGTTGTAAGACACAAACGctgtcatgctttgagaaatcatctgtttttcaaatctatgtttCTTTTATAGATTTTGAAGCTGGACGTaaagtgagcaaagttgtagagaaaatgtctagctttgatgtaaattgtatgacaaatcagtgattgtttttctttcaaatgacaatAGTAAAGCTTttttactgtaaaggcatgacttttgcacacaaagcagTTACAGAAAATTAGAATTCATAcgcaaatccagtagggaacacgacttgatagtcgatcacatgattaaatgcaagctacatgtaaGAGGAACAGAAGCGCAAGAAACGCTTTTTATTGTACTGCGCAATTTAGCGATTTATGGTGGTTTTGGTGgttttgtgcgtttgagcagaatatgcgaagctggcacgccgtcgaccgagtcggacgtgcgaacgtggcacataaagggttaacaAAATTGTCATTTCTTGGACGAAAtgtagttacaaaatgttgtcatttcgtcacAAAATCaccatttcatcgacgaaatgactaatTTCGTATACGAAAtcttccatgcgacacttggaggtccatggtttttgtctatggtttgaaccatggtttcatttgtaccaccttcgtgaattcgggcatTAATGTAAATCGCCCATCTATGGA encodes:
- the LOC140246867 gene encoding uncharacterized protein, whose amino-acid sequence is MVCTTFVKTFIYLGSTLSNCVTIDAQLNNRISKASSAFGRLRKNVWKMRGISLSTKLKVYCAVVLTTLLYGCETWTLYRRHERRINHFHMRCLRNLLCIRWEDKVPDTEVLKRAGIPSIITEIRKAQYF